Genomic window (Nitrospirales bacterium LBB_01):
GGGAACAAAGCGGCTTTTTATCAGGTAGTCAACATTAAGTTTTCCGGTAAGCGTTTGAACGAGATCGTCTTTTGGCTCTCCAAAGGAATCTCTGTCAAAGATTTCAATTCCAAGCTGAAAGGAGAGGCTTTCAATCAGTTGGTAGTCGGTAATGGCGCCGGTGCTGATAAGAATCTGACCGATGAAGCCGCCGATTTCCTTCTGTACATCAAGTGCCTTAGCTATCTCCTCTTGTCTGATACCAAGCTTATCAACAAGTATTTGCCCTATAAGCTGTGAGGATGAGAAAAGCATGTGGGAGGTTTCATCGCCGGTTGTGCTATGCGATTGCAAATCAGCTGCTTGCGTTGTGTCTGATAAAATTTCGTTTACCAATTTTTTATAATTTGGTCATCCACTTTGCCGTTAGGGCCAAGGGAGTAGAGGTCAAAAGTTCCGTGTTCGCCGGGACACTTGTACTGGTAGGCTCTGTGCCATGGGTCTTCGGGAATAATCTTTTTAGAGAGATACGGCCCTCTCCACAGTTTTTCAGTTGAAACAATAAGTTCGTTTAAATCAGCCGGACAGCGCCCAATATCAAGATAGAAGGACTGTACGGAGGACGAAAGCATTTCCACTTGCGCTTTGGCTATTTCCTCCTGACTCCTTGCAAATCTGCCCATAATATTAGGGGCTATCAAAGAGGCAATAAGACCTATAATCATAACCACTATCAGGATTTCCATAAGCGTGAAACCTTTTGTATTATTAGCCACACACTTGGTCAATAAAAGAGACAATCTTTTATTTGTGCTTTTTTCTGTCATTGTGTTTGCTCCAATCATTTATAAAGTCTTTTTTTATCAAATATAAGCATCCTCTGTATTGAACCATTTTTACAGGTAAAGCGTCAATGTTTAAAGTTTGGAGAAGAGATTTGTTAAGTTGACGGCAGAGGCCGCAATAAAATATAATCTAATGCCAGTAGGCAGCTATGCTTGATTTCAACCAATTATTTGAAATAAAAAAAGGGTTAACCGTCCTCTATGTTGACGATGAGGCGGCGCCGTGGCTTATCAGAAAGCTGATGCGCATATTTAAAGACGTCATTGTGGCTGAGGACGGTATAAAAGGACTCATGAAGTTTAATCAAAACCACGTTGACCTCATCCTTACCGATTACATGATGCCGGAGCTAAACGGTCTTGATCTGATAAGGAAAATCCGTAAGATTAACCAGCGGATTCCTATAATTCTGATAACCGGTCATGTTGATACAGACTTCTTAATTGAATCAATTAATCTCGGGGTAACACAGTTTGTCATAAAGCCAATTAAAATGCCAGCCCTGATTGATGCCATTGAAATGTCTGTTTCACAGTACGTGGTAGAGGATATGGTGCAGAAAAATCAGGCTCAGGAGCTTGAAATTCTCCGGTATAAGGAAAAATATCACTCGACACAGCAGGAGATGGCTTTTCTTAAAGAGATTAAGATAATTAAAAACGAGTTCGGCCACAAAACGATTGAATCCCCTGACGGTAGTTTATGGTTTGCAGGGGTTTGCTATGTGCCGCTTGATATACTAAGCGGCGACAGCTACTCTATAAGAGAAGTGTCCAGACAGAAATACCTGTTTTTCATATCGGATGCTATGGGTAAGGGGCTCTCAGCCTCAGTTACCACTATTCTTACAACCTCTTTCATTAATCACATGATTGACCAAAGTAAATATAATGACAGCTTTGATTTTAAAGACTTTGTCGTAAACTATACGGAGTTTATAAAAAAAGAACTTCTTGCTGAGGAAATCCTGTGTGCGGCTTTTGCTTTTTTTGATTTTCAGAATGAGACTATGGACTATGCCCTATATTCTATGCCGCCTGTACTTATAGAAAAATCAGACGGCTCACTGCTTAAATTAAAATGTAATAACCTGCCAATTATGAGATACCTCAACTCTCACGTTATTAACAGTTGCCCTCTTACAGACGCTAAAAAAATCCTCATATATAGTGACGGCTTAAACGAATGCCACACCCTGAATAAGAGCGGCATCTACATGGAGCAGCTTGAAGAGGATTTCATCAACTCTGCGTTCACAAACGATTTATACGAAAAATTCAAAGCAGCAACTGATAAATCCGAGGACGATGTTACCTTTATCCTGCTTCAGAGATTTAGCGAGCCTCATGAAAACCAAAAGACTTTCGTAATAGAGAGCCGAATTGAACAGGTTAACTCTCTTGTCCCTGAGGTGGAAACATATCTGACGTCTCTGAGTTTAAATGATAAACTAAAAGCTGCGATTATAAGCTCTTTTAATGAACTCCTGATAAATGCCTATGAACACGGCAATTTGAACATAAAATCAAGAGAAAAAGATGATATGGTTGTTAAGGGCATTTACGAGGAGTTCTTGCTTGAGAAAGAAACGCATATTGACAAAAAAATAACAGTCACCATTAATACCATTAAAAATAAGCTGCGAGAGTTCTTAGCGATAAAAGTTGAGGATGAGGGTTTGGGTTTTGATGTTTCCACACTTAATGATACAAACCCTGACAATAAACAATTCTCCGGCCGCGGAATTAAAATTGCAAAAACCCTTTCAAATAAGGTATTATATAATGAACTGGGTACCATGGCGGTACTGATAAACACGATAAGATGAGGAGAAGATGGAAATTCAGGTAATCAGTGACTCGGAGCTGGCTGTAACCGGACACATCAAAACAATAGATGATTATTTAAAAATCAAAGGCTCTCTCAGCGGTCTTTTGGAAAAGGGAATTAACAGCTTGTCAATAAAGGTCATTGACTCTGTCTCGATACCATCCTCGTTAATAGGTTATTTGCTGAAAATAGTATTGGAAAATAAAAAAGAAATTAGAATTTTAGTGAAAGATGAGAGGCTGTTCGGTTTGCTTGAGACACTAAATCTGGTAGATGTACTCAAAGTAAAGAAAATCTAATAGGTAGGGGCGAATAATTATTCGCCCCTACAAGACTGCTCCAACGCAAGAAAGTGGCTCCTCAACAAAGCGTATTTTATGGAAAGCAGACTCATAGGACTTAAAGAGATCCGCATTGGAGTGCCGCTGGATCACCCGGTTTACGACGCCAATGGAAAGCTCATGCTGCGGCGAGGGTATGTGGTAAAGAGCAATGGCGAGCTCAAACTGTTAAACGAGCTGATGAGTCCTTACGTAAAGACAGTTTATCACGAGTTTGAGCAGGATTTATCGGCGGGCGAGGGCAGCTCATTGATTGAGACCCCGTTTGAGATAATCAAAAGTGTAACGGATAAATATAACAACCTCGTAGAAGATACCTCTGAAAAGTTAAATATGCTGCACCATACCGGTCAGATAACAGACGGCATTGTGCAGTGCTGCTATGATGACGAGGATTTATCATTAGGAACACTCTATATGGATAAAACTCTTCCATACACAGTAAAACATCCAATTCATGCTGCAACAGTAGCAGAGATTATAGCTAAGAAACTCAACAAAAGCGCACAGTGGCGAAAATCCCTGATAGCTGCCGTCCTTACCATGAATATATCAATTATAGAACTTCAAAACGCACTGATGCGCCAGAGTCTTCCTCTAACGGATACCCAGCGCAAGGAAATAGAAAACCACCCTGCTAAAAGTGTTGAAATGCTGAGACTCCGCGGTGTAACAGATGAACTATGGCTGCGCACTGTCATAGAACACCATGAATCTTATGACGGAGGCGGTTACCCTAATGGACTTAAGGGAGATGAAATCTCAGAAAGCGCCCGGGTTGCACGCCTTGCCGACATATACTGCACTATGGTGTCTGAGAGAAACTACAGAGGGCCGCTTTATGCTAATGAGGCTATGAAGAGGATTTTCCTGCAAAAAGGCCAGGGAGTGGATGAGACCCTGGCAATGTTGTTTATAAAACATCTGGGGATTTACCCTCCCGGCTCTTTTGTGAAACTTAAAAATAAAGAGGTTGCAGTCGTTACAGAAAGAGGAAAACTTGCAAACACCCCTATAGTTAAAACCATACTGAGAGCAAATGGATTTCCATCATCTAATCCAATAAAACGCGACACATCAGAGCCTGACTACGCTGTTGTGGAAATGCTTTTGTACTCAGACATTAACCTTCACGTAAATCCGCACAAACTTTGGGGATTTTCAGACTTTGAGAAGTCTCCTGTAATGAAAAGACGTCACAGCAGGTTTATCGCTAACTGTCCAGCTGATGTTACTGAGCGGGATATAGGGTTTTCAGTTCGTTCTCTTATACTTAACTTCAGTGTCGGCGGCTGTTTGCTTAAGATTTCAAATAAGTCTTTTAAAACAGGCCACAAAGCACTGAAGGTAAAGCATGTGTATGAACTCCAGTTTGAGATTTTTGACAAACACCTTAAAAACATTAGGCTTCAGATAAGAAACTCTAAAATCACCGGAGGTTACCAATTTGCAGGAGGACAGTTTCTTGACCTTACAGACGATGAAAAATCCCTCATTCGTCTATACGTAGAAATCAAAGGTAACGATAAGAACAACAGCGATTAATTCGTTTAGAAGAGACAACTTAAGAACATGATCTTGGTTTGGTTTTAAGCCAGGCAGGCACAACTACTCCCTTGTCTTCTAAGCTCTCAATGATAATATCCCGTGTTGAGGGTCTAACACCGCCGCAATAAAGCCTGCTGTAACCTTTACTTAAATTAACAGCTGCAAACAGGTATATCAAAGCTATTGGCAGCAAAATAGGCACAAGCGGCAATAAAAGAACCACAACCGTTATTATAAATGCTTTTTTCTTCATGTCTTATTTCTTAATCATTGTAGCATTAAATAATATTTATTTCAACTTAATCACTAATATTTTAATCCGATTTCTTTAAAAACTATCTTTCGCCATCTTCTGAAAGAGTCAAACCGCCTTTTCCAGTAATAATCCCACGCATCTGAGTTAGTAGAGCTCTCTACGACTCCAACCTGTGACGATGCCTGCACAAAATACACCGTTGCCCTGTGTATCCTTGTGATTAATCCTACATGGTTTTGACTACTTTTACTGTCTGTGAAAAACATTAAATCACCAGGCCGGATTTCGCTTTTTTCAATCTCATAAGACATGTCATATATCTTGTCGGCGGGCAGGTAATATGGCTTAAACTCAAAGCCGCTGCCTTTAAGCGATTTTCTTGTCACAGCGCATATAAGGTTAGAGCAATCGGAGTACTGAGATTTATCTGGATTAGCCCCTTCTTTGTATTGCTTTCCGATGAAGGGCTTGGAAGAACTGTATATGTTTTTCTCTAAGACATCGTATGGTGTTTTTATCTCCTGCTCCAGAGGTTCCGGCGTCCGCACTACCTGCTGCTTAGCGCACCCTGCAGCCAAAAGCAATACAACCACCACGAGGGTCATCTCAGTCAGCCGTCTCATGCCGTAGCCCCCCTCAAAAGTACTTACCCTCTCATACCAAGCTGCAGGCAGAAGCATAACGAGGCGGCAAGGAGAAAGCGACGCAGGCGTACTTTTAGTACGTTGAGGAGCTTTTGACGCATGCCAACAAAGTTAGGCGATAAAATGCAGCTTGGTATCATGTAAGGCCAAGGACTTCTTTAGCCTTATTTTTCAACTCCCTCGGACTGAATGGTTTTGTCACGTACTCATCACAGCCGCTCTCTATGCCCTTTTCTTTGTCAAATTCCTGACCCTTAGCAGTCAGCATTATGATATACACTCCTTTAATGCCAAGCACATTCTTAATCGTATTGCATACGTCAAAGCCGTTCATCTTTGGCATCATCACGTCAAGAAAAACAAGTTCGGGATGCTTTTCCTTAACTATTTCAAGCGCCTCAGCGCCGTTTTCTGCCGTAAGAATCTCCACTCCGTCGTCCTCCAGAGCTTCGAGGGTCTGTTCAATTAACATCCGTATATGCTGCTCATCATCTGCTATAAGAATTATCGGCATTATTGCTGTCCCCCCTTTAATTTATTTCCCCGATTCGGCGGGTTTAATCTTGTTTTCGTCACATGCTTTAAAAAAGGCCTCTACAACATCGGCGTCAAACTGAGTGCCGGAACATTTTCTTAATTCATCTATTGCAACTTCAAAAGGCAGTCCCTTTCTGTAGGGTCTGTCTGAGGTCATTGCATCAAAGGAATCGGCAACGGCTATTATCCGCGCTATCAGGTCAATGTCTGTGCCAATCAGCCCTTCAGGATAACCCTTGCCGTCAAAGCGCTCGTGGTGAGATTTAACCCCAGGTATTATATCTTTGAGCTCCTCTATGTAGGACAGTATCTGCTTCCCGCTGGCCGGGTGGGTTTTAATCTCCTCAAATTCCTCATCGGTGAGCTTTGACGTCTTCCGAAGCACGTTATCACTGACCCCTATTTTCCCTATGTCGTGAAGCACTGAGGCAAGCTCAAGTCTCTCTCTCTCTTTTGGGGATAATCCAAGGGTTTCCGCTATCGCTATGCAGTAGCTCATCACACGCTTTGTGTGTCCTCCGGTGTATGGATCCCTCTGTTCAATTGTTTCGGCAAGGGTATGGACCGTCTTAATAAAAGCTCCCTTAAGTGATTCGTAAAGCCTTGCGTTATCAATTGCAAACGCCGCCTGAGACACCAAAGTGCAGAAAAACCTTAGATCATCAGCACAGTAGTTGTACGATTCACTTGTGCTTGCAGTTACCACACCAAGGGTCTTTTCTTTTGCTTTTAACGGAGCACAAATCATGGAGTTTACGTTGTCTGCACCCAACACACAACTTGAGTCTGAGCGGCAGTCATTTATTATCGCAGCCTTGCCGCTAAGCATAACGTCACACACTAAACCTGTTTCTTGCGGCAGTTCCCTGGACGTGCCACAGTTTGTGCCGTATTCGGCTGCTATCTCAAGTTTACCGCTTATTTCGTTTTTAAGAATTACCAACACGTTGTCAGCCCTGATTTGTTCCAGTATCTGATTTATGAGAAAGTTTGCTATCTCCTTAACGTTAAATGTGTTGACTTTCTCCACAAAATCATAGAGCATTGTAATTTCATTGTACTTATCAAGAGTCTCAGTTGCCAGCGCTTTTCTTTCTATCTCTGTTTTTACCATGTGATGAAGCAGTGAGACTATCGCTGCCTTTTTGCCGGTATCCTGCCCATAGACCCACCCTACGGCTGTATCATTGACCGTTACCGGAAGCCCTGAGTGATTGCGGATATCAGCTCCGTATATGACAGTGTCAGTGCTGTCCGCTATGCAGACGCTTATCCCCAAAGAGTCGGTAAGCGTGTCTATCAGCTTAATCGTGTCTTTTTTCTGAAGGAATTTTCGCAAATTAAAGAGATCCACTTACCCTCCTGTTTCTAAATATTATACGTTAACTCTCTAAGTTTAATGAAGCCTTTACGATAGGCGGTAGTGTCTCAGTTTAAGAGTTTATCACTTATTCTTTTGAATTTATGATACTATCGGTTGGCGAAATTCTCACTATTTGTTTCTTATAACAACTCAAATATGGTAGTTAAATCTTTATAACTTGGGTTTCTCCACATAAAAACATACAAAAGATTATTAATATTATTATTTTCATGAATCGTTTCATTAGTATTAACAATTGATTTACCTTCTTCCTTCCATTTAATCTCTAAACCAACTGAAAGTGCAATAAACGCATTTAAAAATACATAATCACCATTATCATTTCCCTCTATAATTTGAATAGGTTTTAATCTGTTAAACCATGAAGCTATTGAAGCCCCCTTTTTTGAAGGTGAAGGATTATCATTTTTCATATCATGAATATGGTTTGATGAATATAAATCAATACACGCTGATGCTGATGCCGTATATAATAAATGTGCATCCAATCTTGTTTTACATGTAAAATTACTTTCATTTTCTTTGTGTGTTTTTGCACATGCCCTCATAAATAAATATATACGATTTTTAGTTTTTTCATTTGTTAATATTTGTTTAGCTTTTTCACTGAAATATAATTTATTTATAATACTATCCATAACTATTTTTTATTATTTTCAAAAAAAGATTTATATAATCCAGTTACTACTGTTTTGATTAACTCATCGTCGGGCATCATATCTGCTACACCATTATTTACTGTAGCATGTGTCGCTGCATTATTCCCAAAATTAACCAAAGATGCAGCTATATCTCTTTCACTAGTATCTAAAAAATCAAAATCATTGGCACTATACAACTTTTCATTCATACTCCCCCCTTTTTCGTGTCTTTTTTAAAGTTATTTATAAAAATCCTTCACCTGTTGCATCTCT
Coding sequences:
- the gspG gene encoding type II secretion system major pseudopilin GspG — translated: MTEKSTNKRLSLLLTKCVANNTKGFTLMEILIVVMIIGLIASLIAPNIMGRFARSQEEIAKAQVEMLSSSVQSFYLDIGRCPADLNELIVSTEKLWRGPYLSKKIIPEDPWHRAYQYKCPGEHGTFDLYSLGPNGKVDDQIIKNW
- a CDS encoding response regulator, whose amino-acid sequence is MLDFNQLFEIKKGLTVLYVDDEAAPWLIRKLMRIFKDVIVAEDGIKGLMKFNQNHVDLILTDYMMPELNGLDLIRKIRKINQRIPIILITGHVDTDFLIESINLGVTQFVIKPIKMPALIDAIEMSVSQYVVEDMVQKNQAQELEILRYKEKYHSTQQEMAFLKEIKIIKNEFGHKTIESPDGSLWFAGVCYVPLDILSGDSYSIREVSRQKYLFFISDAMGKGLSASVTTILTTSFINHMIDQSKYNDSFDFKDFVVNYTEFIKKELLAEEILCAAFAFFDFQNETMDYALYSMPPVLIEKSDGSLLKLKCNNLPIMRYLNSHVINSCPLTDAKKILIYSDGLNECHTLNKSGIYMEQLEEDFINSAFTNDLYEKFKAATDKSEDDVTFILLQRFSEPHENQKTFVIESRIEQVNSLVPEVETYLTSLSLNDKLKAAIISSFNELLINAYEHGNLNIKSREKDDMVVKGIYEEFLLEKETHIDKKITVTINTIKNKLREFLAIKVEDEGLGFDVSTLNDTNPDNKQFSGRGIKIAKTLSNKVLYNELGTMAVLINTIR
- a CDS encoding HD domain-containing protein, which codes for MDLFNLRKFLQKKDTIKLIDTLTDSLGISVCIADSTDTVIYGADIRNHSGLPVTVNDTAVGWVYGQDTGKKAAIVSLLHHMVKTEIERKALATETLDKYNEITMLYDFVEKVNTFNVKEIANFLINQILEQIRADNVLVILKNEISGKLEIAAEYGTNCGTSRELPQETGLVCDVMLSGKAAIINDCRSDSSCVLGADNVNSMICAPLKAKEKTLGVVTASTSESYNYCADDLRFFCTLVSQAAFAIDNARLYESLKGAFIKTVHTLAETIEQRDPYTGGHTKRVMSYCIAIAETLGLSPKERERLELASVLHDIGKIGVSDNVLRKTSKLTDEEFEEIKTHPASGKQILSYIEELKDIIPGVKSHHERFDGKGYPEGLIGTDIDLIARIIAVADSFDAMTSDRPYRKGLPFEVAIDELRKCSGTQFDADVVEAFFKACDENKIKPAESGK
- a CDS encoding HD domain-containing protein, translating into MESRLIGLKEIRIGVPLDHPVYDANGKLMLRRGYVVKSNGELKLLNELMSPYVKTVYHEFEQDLSAGEGSSLIETPFEIIKSVTDKYNNLVEDTSEKLNMLHHTGQITDGIVQCCYDDEDLSLGTLYMDKTLPYTVKHPIHAATVAEIIAKKLNKSAQWRKSLIAAVLTMNISIIELQNALMRQSLPLTDTQRKEIENHPAKSVEMLRLRGVTDELWLRTVIEHHESYDGGGYPNGLKGDEISESARVARLADIYCTMVSERNYRGPLYANEAMKRIFLQKGQGVDETLAMLFIKHLGIYPPGSFVKLKNKEVAVVTERGKLANTPIVKTILRANGFPSSNPIKRDTSEPDYAVVEMLLYSDINLHVNPHKLWGFSDFEKSPVMKRRHSRFIANCPADVTERDIGFSVRSLILNFSVGGCLLKISNKSFKTGHKALKVKHVYELQFEIFDKHLKNIRLQIRNSKITGGYQFAGGQFLDLTDDEKSLIRLYVEIKGNDKNNSD
- a CDS encoding response regulator; amino-acid sequence: MMPIILIADDEQHIRMLIEQTLEALEDDGVEILTAENGAEALEIVKEKHPELVFLDVMMPKMNGFDVCNTIKNVLGIKGVYIIMLTAKGQEFDKEKGIESGCDEYVTKPFSPRELKNKAKEVLGLT
- a CDS encoding C40 family peptidase, producing the protein MRRLTEMTLVVVVLLLAAGCAKQQVVRTPEPLEQEIKTPYDVLEKNIYSSSKPFIGKQYKEGANPDKSQYSDCSNLICAVTRKSLKGSGFEFKPYYLPADKIYDMSYEIEKSEIRPGDLMFFTDSKSSQNHVGLITRIHRATVYFVQASSQVGVVESSTNSDAWDYYWKRRFDSFRRWRKIVFKEIGLKY